GTTTTTTCATATAGTTCAACTTCTGCACCAGATTTTTTTGCTGTAATGGCTGCGGCACAACCAGACCAGCCACCACCAATAATTACAACTTTCATATAAAATAATCCTCCTAAAATCTATTGATTTTGCTATAATGCTCTTCTGCCTTTAAATATATATTTAGGATCAATTTGTAGCTTACATAATCTTTTTACAATATCACCATCATATCGTGTGCTGCAGGTACCGCATATACCTTCTCCACAGCACATTCTTGCATTATTACAGCAGGCTATTTTAGTATCTTCTTTGGTTTGTTCCAGCAAATTGCTTATAAATATATCTGGACCTGCACAGTATATGATATTTATATCTTTTTCATATTTATTTATAATATTTTTTAGTTCCTCTGAAAGAGTGCCATCATTATTTATAACGGTACATTCTATTAATTCAGCATTACATAGGTCTAGATATTTCTTTATAAATATATCTTTATAATTCCCTTTATCCAAAACAGCAATGATTTTATTTCCGTTACTATATAATTTTTCCATTACAGGTATCATTGGAGCCATACCTATGCCTCTGGCAATTATCAGAGATGTACCATCTTTGCTATGGTATATATTTTTTAGACCAAGAACTCCATTCCAATAAGGTCCTCTTAGGGCTATGTTATCATTTTCCTGAAGTTTATCTATACTTTTAGTTTTTATTCCCTTTACATCAATAACTATTTTTATAATATTTTCATTTACATCTGTATCCATTATTGAAATAGGAGCATCGAAATATCCATTGGATTTAGGATGTCTTATAAAAACAAAACTACCAGGCTGTGACAATTCTTGAACAAGTTTATGTTTTGCAGATATAGTAAAACATAAGAGATTATCATCTATTGTTTCTTTCTTTAGTATTTTACATAGGCTTACTTTTCTTAAATTTTTTGCATGATTTCCATTCCAGGCATATTCCTGATATATACAAACTCCCTTCCAATTTGTGCAATCGCAAAAACTTTTTCCTTGAAGATGAGAACAAAGAAGGCAGTTACCAGTTTCTGCAAGATGGCAGGGGCAATATTCTGTTCCAGCATCAATACAATCCTTTATTTCATAGTCCATATCTTTACCTCCAAACTGTTAAATAAAGACCTATATAATAGAATATTTATTTAGTGAAATTTGTGTTACAGCTTAAGAGTAAAATATGAATAAAATAATTAGAGGAGTCTTCTCACAAGAGGTACAATATGCCTTGTGAGAAAACTCCTTAATCTTATTTATTCCTTTATATATGAAAATGGATTTTTATTATACCATTCCTTTTTATAGGGAAGATCTGTGTTCGCCTGTAGTTTATGTTGGAAAGAAGGATTTCTTAGTAGTTTTGTCATTCTTCTTGCTACATCATAGGAACCTTTGTATCCAAAATAATTATGCGGGCCTCCAAATAGCGGCAGTGAAGGAATACCGAGTTTAGATACCCATACTCCAGCTCCAGCATGAGTTAGGCATATATCTGGTCTATATCTGTTTATTATATTAATCAATTCGAAAACCTGATTTGGTGCTACGCTTATTTCTAAGTCTGGAAACTTCTCATTGAATTTTGTATAGAGATCTGTACTTAAACTGTCATAATGATGAGCTCTAATGGATACAATCTCGCAGCCTAATTCATGAAGAAGTTCTGCATCAGATACTACTCTTATTACCCCTCCAGTTACAAGCACTCTTTTACCTTTTAAAATTTTCTTATAAGGTTCTATTGCAGAAAAGATTTCTTGCTCTTCTGCTAAAACTATTTCTTTTGCCTTTTTCTCTAAATTAAGCTGTTTTGCTACCTCTATAAACCATTCACTTGTATTTTTTATGCCTACAGGCATATTGTGAATAAAATAGGGAATGTTAAATCTTTCTTTTAAAAAAGTTAAAAAGTAGTCGTCATGTACGTTGCAGAGACTTATATTTAAAGCTGCCTCAGACAATTTTTTAAAATCATTGGGATGTGCAAAATTAGGGAAAACCCTTACTTTAAGATCTAATGTCTCCAATAATCTTTTTATCTCCAATTCATCAGGATAGGTGAGGGAACCAAAATTAAATAAATTTACGATTTTAGATTTTTTATGAACTTCTCCTTCCAATTGAAATCTTGAATTGTTTTCTCCTATATTACCTGATGAGTCCTTAGACAAATCAAGATTTCTGCCTACACCATGATAATAAGTGTCATAAGCATTGGCAACTATTGGAGATTTAATTCCTTCACAGTGCATTGGTATTATTTTTGCATTTATATCTTTTTGTATATTCCTTACCACTTCATCAATATCATCACCAATCATACTTGGAGAACAGGTATTCATGACAATGATAGCTTTAGGTTTGTAACGTTTGTCAGCTTCTAATATGGTTTTATTTAGTTTACTTTCACCTCCATTGATAATGTCTTTCTCTGTGAGATTAGTGGATAACCATATTAAAGGTTTAGGAATTTTGCCTCTGGCTTTTGTTCCAGAATTAACTTGAAAATTAGATGAATGAATCTGTGATCCACAACCTACAGGACCATGAATTACAAATACTGTATCTGGCATGGTAAGAGCCATCCCAAGCACTAGACTTAATTGGCAAGCAGTTGCTTGAGTAAAACTTCTTTTTTTATTCTTTAAACAACCTTCTTTAGCACAACTCAATAGTTCACAGGCGTTACCTCCAAAGGCACTCCCTACAAAATTCAATCTATGTTCACGTTTAGGTGCAACTTTATTATCAAAATAGCTCATTTTCAATCTACCTCCCACTAAGAATTACATCTAACAAATCTTCTACCAAATGAAGGGCACCATTATATCCAGCATATCCTCTGTCTAATATTGCTCTATTTAGTATTGGATAACTTACACTTAATATTTTTGCACCAATTTTATTGGCAAAATCTTTTTCAAAAGAACTGCCTAATATAAAAAGAGGGGAAATAGAATCCTGATATTTTTTAGATTTATCAACTTCAAAAATGTTTGTGAAATTTTCATAAATTTTTGAAGTATCTGTTTCATATAAAAGTTTCATATCTCTGTCTAAATTTATATTCTTAAAACTATCATCTAAAATACTCTTTTGATTATCTTCAAGCTGATCTGTTACGACAGCAATTTTAGGGATCCAGCCTAAATCTTCATATAAAAATCTTGTTATTGACAGGGTATTATTTGCATTTCCTACTACTATTGCATAATGTTGAAAATCCGAATCTGTATAGATATCTGATATTCTTTCAATATACTTATAATAGTTTGCATTTTCTTCACTTATTAATTTTTCAACTTTTTTATTATCTATTTCTAGTAGCTTAGAGATAGATAATAAAAACTCAGCAGTAGCTGTTGGTCCTATTGGAAGTTCACTGGCATAATAAGGTATATTGTGTTTCTTTTCAAAACTTTTTGCGGCACCGATGCCATAGGTTTTTGATAAAACGATATTTAATAAAGCTTCTGAGGCATTTTTTAAATTATCTATACTTTGATCATTAGTAAAAAAAGTATTTACTTCTAATCCAAGCTTCTCGAGTAACCTTTTTATTTCAGATAAATCTCCTCTAAAGAAGGGATCACTAGCTGGAACTAATCCAAAAATATTTACTAAGTTTTTTCTTTTACTTTTCTTTTCTTTTAAATAGTTGATAAACAGTTTTTCCAGTACCAATTCATAACCATTATATGAAGTTCCTTTAAAACCTCCTGTTTCCACAGACAATATAGGAACCTCTGAATTTTTAAAGTTTCTGAGGACTGCTTCTATATCATCTCCAATTATTTCTGTCATGCATCCGCTGGTTACCAAGAATAAATCTGCATCAATAATTTCAAGGGTACTGTTTATTTGTTCATTTAGTCTTAAAGATCCTCCAAAGACAATATCATTTTCAGTTAAGCCTGAAGTGGGAACTGAACTTCCTCCACAATAACCTGAACCCCAAAATCCACTGCCACCCATATATGCTCCAAAAAGATTTGAACCACAGCCCGCTGTAGCATGGACTATTGGAACTACTCTTGGCAATGCACTTATAGTACTTAGAGCACCTCCAAGAGCACAGGAAAATCTGGGTTTTTCAATATAAGTCATATACATACCTCCATAAATATAAAAGACTAAGTATCTCACATATAGATTTAGTGAGATACTTAGTCTCCAGTTTTCTGGTTAACAAATTTAAATATCCTAGTATACATATACGGATATTATATATTTCTATTTGAAGCTTGTCAATGAATATATGAGAGTTCATAAATTATTTTTTAGAGAAATTTTATAGATATAGTAGTTTCATTATTTACTAAATAATAGGCTGTATTTTCTTCAACTTTATAGTATATTTTTAAATCTTTAACATCAGACAATTTTTTAGATTCAGACCATTTAACTTTAAATTGTTCTATCAAATAATCTTCACTCATTTCTTTGCCAAAGTACTGTATATAAAGAGATTTAGTGAAAGTTTTAGCCTTGATATTGTCTTTTACAGAATTTATAAGTTCTTCGGAAGCAGTAAAAACTTTATTAGAAACATCCAAAGTAGCATCTTTTAAATCGTTTAAATTTTTCTGTATATTTTCTTTAGATTTGTTTAAAGGAGGCTCTATATTTTCCTTTATAGATTTTATATTGACTTTTTTTGCTATATCTTCAGAGGTTTTTGTAATTGTTTTCTTTGCGTTTTTTGAAACAGTCTTCACTTTTTCAGCAGTAGATTTAGAAGCATCCTTCAAATCGTTTAAATTTTTTTGTAAATTATCTTTAGCATTTTCAGAAGCATCTATGAACTTTTTGGCAGTAATTTTAGAAGCATCCACAGTTATATTTTTCAAATGATTTAAACTTTTAACTTTTTTATTCATAATATTGCGCCCCCTAAATATATTCTATAAATATATTTTATCATCCATACCAGTTAATAACAATAATACTTAAGTTATTTATTATAAATTGTATCATTTTATATTTTAATGATAATTCAAATATTTAAAGAGGAATTTGCAATATTAATTAAAATTGTAAATATTCTTATTTATTTGTGAAAAATTAGATAGATTTTAATAGCTATTTACAACAGTATAATAGCTAAGAAGATGTTTTACAATAAGTATTTATGGATTGTAAAACATCTTCTTCTATTCCTAAAAATCTATTTATCTTCCTCGTATTATCTGTTTTTCAATATTTTCAGGAGTTCTACCTTCAGCGGATATAACAGGAACCTTTGTAGAGGAATTTTCAATTCCAATAAAATTTTCATTACCACCAGTAGAAACTATAAAGTCAACACTATTAAGAAAACTGTTATCATTAATTTGTGAAGTTTCAAATTCTTTTGTGTTGTAACCTCTGCTCCTTAAAAAATCTTCTACATTAGTTAATCCCTTTTCTACACCAATAGTTCTTATCATAATTATCACCTCTATAGTATTGTTAGCAAAACAAAAAAGCAATATACAGAAAAATATTTCTATATTATTTGATTTTAAGGCTTATAAAATATATAATTCAATATGTAAATTTTATTATATATGTTCAAATTCGTAATTAAATGTTGATAATTATAAATAACCTGTATATAGTTTAATAAATGTATATTTCAATTTAAGTATGTATATATTAAGTAAATTCAATTTCAATTATTTGATGTAATAAATTTCATATATAATAGGATTATAAAAAAACTTAAATGTATATTTTAAATAGGCAAATAAATGCTGTCTGATTAATAATATATTATTTTGAATAATAGGTGAGTATTGTGAAGGAAAGATTACAAAAGTTTATGGCTAGCTGTGGTGTGGCATCCAGAAGAAATTGTGAAAAAATGATAGAAGAGGGAAAAGTAAAGGTTAATGGTATAGTAGTTAGAGAATTAGGGGTTAAAGTTGAAACAGATTCAGATGAAGTACTAGTGAATAATGAAAAAATTTTTGTGGAGAAAAAACAGATTTATATTATGCTTAATAAGCCAGAAGGATATCTTTGTACTTTAAAAGACGAAAGAGGGAGAAAAACTGTACTGGATATAGTAAAAGTACAGGAAAGGATATTTCCAATTGGAAGACTTGACTATGATACATCTGGTTTATTACTTATGACTAATGATGGAGATATATATAATAAAGTAATACATCCAAGAAAAAAAGTTGATAAAATTTATGAAGCCACTATTAAGGGATATCCTTCAAAAGAACAAATAGAGAAATTTTGTAAGGGTATAGATATAGGCAATTATATTACTGCACCAGCAAATTTTATGATAATTGATGGCAGTGAAAGAGAATCCAAAGTCAAAATTACAATTCATGAAGGTAAGAAGAGACAAATAAGAAAAATGTGCAAATGTATAAATCATCCCGTAATTACTCTAAATAGACTATCAATTGGTGATATAAAATTAGATTCACATTTGAAGAAAGGACAATGGAGATTCTTGAAAGATAGTGAAATAGATTATCTTAAAAATTTGTAATTCATTTTTCTAAAATTTTAGATAAATGAATTAATTTATTGTAAATTTTCACTGAAAATGAATACATCATTGATAAGTTTGTGATTTGATGGTAAAATGAAGTGAATATTTTACTTGAGGCTTCATTTTAAGAAAGGGCTGATTTGTATGGAGAATAATGAGGAAAGCAGCAAGCAAGATTTAATGATTACCATTCAGTCAAAATTTCAAAGACTGAGTAAAGGGCAAAAATTAATAGCTGAATATATATTAAAACATTACGATAAAGCTGCATTTATGACCGCAGCAAAATTAGGTATAAGCGTTGGAGTAAGTGAATCTACAGTGGTCAGGTTTGCAAATGAATTGGGATTTAGCGGTTATCCTAAATTGCAAAAAGCACTGCAGGAATTAATAAAAAATAAATTAACTACAGTTCAGAGATTAGAACTTTCAAATAATTTTATAAGTGAAGAAAATGCCTTGAAAGGCGTTTTAAAATCTGATATGGAAAATATAAGAACTACTTTGGAAAAAATAGATCACAATGCTTTTGAAGAAGTAGTAAACGGCATCTTTGCTGCAAGAAAAATATACATAATTGGGCTTAGAAGTTCAACAGCTTTATCTGAGTTTCTGGGATTTTATTTAAATTTAATTTTAGATAATGTAAATATGGTTGCATATGGTATGAGTGATATATTTGAACAGCTTATCAATATATCTCACGAGGATCTTGTAATAGCTATAGGATTTCCAAGATATGCCATAAGGACTATAGAAGCACTTAATTATGCTCAGAGTAAGGGGACAAAGGTTGTAGCTATAACAGATAGTGTACTTTCACCTTTAGCTGCAAAAGCTGATTACACATTAATAGCTCAAAGCAATATGGCATCTTTTGTGGATTCACTAGTAGCTCCTTTAAGTGTAATAAATGCACTAATTGTAGCAGTGGGACTTAGAGAAAAAGAAAAAATATCACGAAATTTTGAAGAACTGGAAAATATATGGCAAGAATATCAAGTTTATTCCTTTAAAGAAAACACCAGGAAATAGAAAAGCTGTTTTTTAGTATAATATATGCTGAATCCATAAAGACATTAGATCTTTAGCGAAAGCGACATGGTCGCTTTTTTTACTTTGTAAGGAGGATATCTTTTGAAAAAAGTTATAGTTATTGGTGGCGGACCGGCTGGTATTATGGCAGCTATGGCAGCTGCTGAAAAAAATAAGGTTATATTAATTGAAAGAAATGAAAAATTAGGTAAGAAATTATACATTACTGGTAAAGGAAGATGTAATGTAACCAACAATAAAGATATTAGTGAATTTTTTGATTATATTCCTGGAAATCCAGAATTTTTGTACAGTTCTCTGTATACTTATACTAATTTTGATGTAATGAATTATTTTGAAAATATGGGAATACGTTTAAAGGTAGAAAGAGGAGATAGAGTTTTTCCAAAATCAGATAAATCCTCTGACATAATAAATGCACTTAAAAGATCTTTAGAAAATAAAAATGTAGAAATTATGTTGAATACGAGAATAAGTAGTATTAATATAGAAAATGGTAATATAAAAAGCTTAGTTACAGATGAAAAAAATATAATTAAAGGAGATCATTTTATAATATGCACGGGAGGTCTATCTTATCCTCAGACTGGTTCTACGGGAGATGGATTGGATTTTGCAAGGGAAGCTGGGCATAACATTACAGAAATAAAGCCTTCTCTTGTGCCTATAGAAATAAATGAAGATTGGATAAGTAATCTTCAGGGATTATCACTTAGAAATGTTGAACTATCTATTATGAAAAAAAATAAAATAATATACAGAGATTTTGGTGAAATGTTATTTACCCATTATGGAATATCAGGACCAATTGTATTGAAAGCCAGTAGAATGGTCAACGAAAAAGAAAATATGTCTGTATTAGTAAATTTAAAACCTGCCTTGAAAAGAGATGAATTGGATAAGAGAATACAAAGGGATTTCACAAAATTTTCAAATAAGGATTTTAAAAATTCTCTAAATGAACTATTACCGCAAAAACTAATAAATACTATTGTAAATCTTTCGGGTATAGATGAAAATAAAAAAGTGAATTCTATAACTAGAGAAGAAAGAAAGAATCTGGTTGACATTATACAAAAGTTTACTTTAAGTATTAAGGGTTTACGTGATATTAAAGAGGCTATAGTTACTTCTGGAGGAGTAGATATAAAGGAGATAGATCCATCTACTTTAAGATCTAGAATAATAAATAACATGTCTTTTGCAGGAGAGGTAATGGATGTAGATGCATATACTGGTGGGTATAATATACAAATAGCATTTTCTACGGGATACTTAGCGGGAAAAAGTGTATAATAATATGGCTTTACAGTACTATGAAATAATAATTTATTAATTTATAGTAAAGTTTAAAGGATTTTAATATTTTTTATAGAATATATAAAGTGAACTTTTATGATAAGAAAGGCGGATTGTAATTGAGATTGTCTGTAGCCATAGATGGGCCTGCTGGGGCAGGTAAAAGTACCATAGCAAAAATAATAGGCAAAAATTTTAATCTTATGTATATAAATACTGGAGCAATGTATAGAGCTGTTACTGTACTTGCCATTAGAAATAATATAAATTATTCTGATATAGAAAAATTATGTACTCTGGTAGATTCACTGGAAATACATTTTGAAAAAGATAAAATTATTGTAAATAATGAAGATTTAAGTGATAAAATAAATATGCCCGAAATAAGTAATCAGGTATCCAATTATGCTGCAGTTTTAGAGGTAAGAGAAAGACTTGTGAAACTTCAAAGAAAAATGTCTGAAAAATATGATGTAGTTATGGATGGCAGGGATATTGGAACAGTAGTTTTAAAAGATGCAGCTTTTAA
This genomic window from Clostridium pasteurianum DSM 525 = ATCC 6013 contains:
- a CDS encoding sulfide/dihydroorotate dehydrogenase-like FAD/NAD-binding protein; translation: MDYEIKDCIDAGTEYCPCHLAETGNCLLCSHLQGKSFCDCTNWKGVCIYQEYAWNGNHAKNLRKVSLCKILKKETIDDNLLCFTISAKHKLVQELSQPGSFVFIRHPKSNGYFDAPISIMDTDVNENIIKIVIDVKGIKTKSIDKLQENDNIALRGPYWNGVLGLKNIYHSKDGTSLIIARGIGMAPMIPVMEKLYSNGNKIIAVLDKGNYKDIFIKKYLDLCNAELIECTVINNDGTLSEELKNIINKYEKDINIIYCAGPDIFISNLLEQTKEDTKIACCNNARMCCGEGICGTCSTRYDGDIVKRLCKLQIDPKYIFKGRRAL
- a CDS encoding nitrogenase component 1, with translation MSYFDNKVAPKREHRLNFVGSAFGGNACELLSCAKEGCLKNKKRSFTQATACQLSLVLGMALTMPDTVFVIHGPVGCGSQIHSSNFQVNSGTKARGKIPKPLIWLSTNLTEKDIINGGESKLNKTILEADKRYKPKAIIVMNTCSPSMIGDDIDEVVRNIQKDINAKIIPMHCEGIKSPIVANAYDTYYHGVGRNLDLSKDSSGNIGENNSRFQLEGEVHKKSKIVNLFNFGSLTYPDELEIKRLLETLDLKVRVFPNFAHPNDFKKLSEAALNISLCNVHDDYFLTFLKERFNIPYFIHNMPVGIKNTSEWFIEVAKQLNLEKKAKEIVLAEEQEIFSAIEPYKKILKGKRVLVTGGVIRVVSDAELLHELGCEIVSIRAHHYDSLSTDLYTKFNEKFPDLEISVAPNQVFELINIINRYRPDICLTHAGAGVWVSKLGIPSLPLFGGPHNYFGYKGSYDVARRMTKLLRNPSFQHKLQANTDLPYKKEWYNKNPFSYIKE
- a CDS encoding nitrogenase component 1 codes for the protein MTYIEKPRFSCALGGALSTISALPRVVPIVHATAGCGSNLFGAYMGGSGFWGSGYCGGSSVPTSGLTENDIVFGGSLRLNEQINSTLEIIDADLFLVTSGCMTEIIGDDIEAVLRNFKNSEVPILSVETGGFKGTSYNGYELVLEKLFINYLKEKKSKRKNLVNIFGLVPASDPFFRGDLSEIKRLLEKLGLEVNTFFTNDQSIDNLKNASEALLNIVLSKTYGIGAAKSFEKKHNIPYYASELPIGPTATAEFLLSISKLLEIDNKKVEKLISEENANYYKYIERISDIYTDSDFQHYAIVVGNANNTLSITRFLYEDLGWIPKIAVVTDQLEDNQKSILDDSFKNINLDRDMKLLYETDTSKIYENFTNIFEVDKSKKYQDSISPLFILGSSFEKDFANKIGAKILSVSYPILNRAILDRGYAGYNGALHLVEDLLDVILSGR
- a CDS encoding DUF6465 family protein, yielding MNKKVKSLNHLKNITVDASKITAKKFIDASENAKDNLQKNLNDLKDASKSTAEKVKTVSKNAKKTITKTSEDIAKKVNIKSIKENIEPPLNKSKENIQKNLNDLKDATLDVSNKVFTASEELINSVKDNIKAKTFTKSLYIQYFGKEMSEDYLIEQFKVKWSESKKLSDVKDLKIYYKVEENTAYYLVNNETTISIKFL
- a CDS encoding YkuS family protein produces the protein MIRTIGVEKGLTNVEDFLRSRGYNTKEFETSQINDNSFLNSVDFIVSTGGNENFIGIENSSTKVPVISAEGRTPENIEKQIIRGR
- a CDS encoding pseudouridine synthase, translated to MKERLQKFMASCGVASRRNCEKMIEEGKVKVNGIVVRELGVKVETDSDEVLVNNEKIFVEKKQIYIMLNKPEGYLCTLKDERGRKTVLDIVKVQERIFPIGRLDYDTSGLLLMTNDGDIYNKVIHPRKKVDKIYEATIKGYPSKEQIEKFCKGIDIGNYITAPANFMIIDGSERESKVKITIHEGKKRQIRKMCKCINHPVITLNRLSIGDIKLDSHLKKGQWRFLKDSEIDYLKNL
- a CDS encoding MurR/RpiR family transcriptional regulator codes for the protein MENNEESSKQDLMITIQSKFQRLSKGQKLIAEYILKHYDKAAFMTAAKLGISVGVSESTVVRFANELGFSGYPKLQKALQELIKNKLTTVQRLELSNNFISEENALKGVLKSDMENIRTTLEKIDHNAFEEVVNGIFAARKIYIIGLRSSTALSEFLGFYLNLILDNVNMVAYGMSDIFEQLINISHEDLVIAIGFPRYAIRTIEALNYAQSKGTKVVAITDSVLSPLAAKADYTLIAQSNMASFVDSLVAPLSVINALIVAVGLREKEKISRNFEELENIWQEYQVYSFKENTRK
- a CDS encoding NAD(P)/FAD-dependent oxidoreductase, giving the protein MKKVIVIGGGPAGIMAAMAAAEKNKVILIERNEKLGKKLYITGKGRCNVTNNKDISEFFDYIPGNPEFLYSSLYTYTNFDVMNYFENMGIRLKVERGDRVFPKSDKSSDIINALKRSLENKNVEIMLNTRISSINIENGNIKSLVTDEKNIIKGDHFIICTGGLSYPQTGSTGDGLDFAREAGHNITEIKPSLVPIEINEDWISNLQGLSLRNVELSIMKKNKIIYRDFGEMLFTHYGISGPIVLKASRMVNEKENMSVLVNLKPALKRDELDKRIQRDFTKFSNKDFKNSLNELLPQKLINTIVNLSGIDENKKVNSITREERKNLVDIIQKFTLSIKGLRDIKEAIVTSGGVDIKEIDPSTLRSRIINNMSFAGEVMDVDAYTGGYNIQIAFSTGYLAGKSV
- the cmk gene encoding (d)CMP kinase — its product is MRLSVAIDGPAGAGKSTIAKIIGKNFNLMYINTGAMYRAVTVLAIRNNINYSDIEKLCTLVDSLEIHFEKDKIIVNNEDLSDKINMPEISNQVSNYAAVLEVRERLVKLQRKMSEKYDVVMDGRDIGTVVLKDAAFKFYLTASPENRATRRFKEFIDKGIDVKYEKILRDIIERDYIDSHRKVNPLTKAEDAIEIDSSNMTIEEVVAFITNCIKKDIYEALD